From Plasmodium falciparum 3D7 genome assembly, chromosome: 9, one genomic window encodes:
- a CDS encoding high molecular weight rhoptry protein 2, which translates to MIKVTIFLLLSIFSFNLYGLELNEKVSIKYGAEQGVGSADSNTKLCSDILKYLYMDEYLSEGDKATFEKKCHNVIGNIRNTFSNKNTIKEGNEFLMSILHMKSLYGNNNNNNAGSESDVTLKSLYLSLKGSQNTEGESEVPSDDEINKTIMNFVKFNKYLLDNSNDIKKVHDFLVLTSQSNENLLPNKEKLFEQIVDQIKYFDEYFFASGGKIKVKKGYLKYNFLDIYKQPVCSAYLHLCSRYYESVSIYIRLKKVFNGIPAFLDKNCRKVKGEEFKKLMDMELKHNHIVERFDKYIISDDLYYVNMKVFDLKNVDKIQVSKIDDINNLNIYEHKETMHLSAKNLSRYIDIKKELNDEKAYKQLMSAIRKYVTTLTKADSDITYFVKQLDDEEIERFLIDLNFFLYNGFLRITEDKHLINADDVSPSYINLYRSNNIVALYILKTQYEENKLSEYRAHKFYRRKRVSNITNDMIKKDFTQTNALTNLPNLDNKKTTEYYLKEYENFVENFQPDLHDIMKLQLFFTMAFKDCNVNQNFTETSKKLWFDLLYAYDKFGWFYIHPNEVINSINKTDFVRHVLVSRNFLLKNNDQLTFLETQVAKIVEIINLSLEVDKSPDSLDFSIPMNFFNHKNGYHVMNDDKLKLLTSYEYIDSIANNYFFLSEYKNDVFRTGNNFKLYFNLPNIYSLAYQLFNELAININVITNVPLKKYLKYNASYAYFTLMNMIGKNHDIYSKGSRFVYASYILGLVFFIESHIDIARLKPKDFFFMKQSLPIIDHVYHKDLKTLKKNCTLLTDFMKINKNSQNYSLTHTEEMIKILGLLTVTLWAKEGKKSVYYDDDVSLYRKLMVSCVFNGGETIQEKLANNIEKSCDISQYGIKSKNLKDMIDINLSIHKWNPAEIEKLAYSFVLSCKMQKLMYKPMNVEKLPLEDYYKLSLAPDMVKTYHCYKLGKQAAELLESIILKKKFVRFRVTDAIDVYDFFYIKKVLSSRIKKEYNEFLQDKRAFEKKELETILNNSPFSEEQTMKLINSYECHWFTSYENFRILWMHASSNLGTGTYLKNFFSELWQNIRFLFKSKLKIRDMEYFSGDISQMNLLDYYSPMVHSESHCQEKMQVLFITLRDSKEENRSEIAQKVKSAYYQCKLDYYKNHHSDFIHRIHPNDFLNNKVYVLKQPYYLMSNVPLNNPKKVSRLFVTEGTLEYLLLDKINIPECFGPCTKLHFNKVVIKESKQRIYDMTINNALVPEIQPYNRRKYMTIYINEAYIKNIVSDALTSEEIKRHDIQKGNIKICMGKSTYLTEPILTEEHFNLTHKPVYDFSSVKHNLKVFHMKNEHLVSEDPNDDCFINYPLATINLDISDPYKEISEDLIKNLYILKSS; encoded by the exons ATGATAAAAGTGACAATATTTTTGTTGCTGTCCATATTTAGTTTTAACTTGTATGGATTAGAATTGAATGAAAAGGTTTCTATAAAATATGGAGCTGAGCAAGGTGTTGGAAGTGCAGATAGCAATACGAAGTTATGTAGCGATATATTGAAATACTTATATATGGATGAATATTTATCCGAAGGTGATAAGGCTACTTTTGAAAAGAAGTGTCACAATGTTATTGGGAACATAAGAAATACTTTTAGTAATAAGAATACCATAAAAGAAGGAAATGAATTTTTAATGAGTATATTACATATGAAATCATtatatggtaataataataataataatgctgGTTCCGAGAGTGATGTTACTTTGAAGAGTTTATATTTAAGTTTGAAAGGATCTCAAAATACTGAAGGTGAATCTGAAGTACCTAGTgatgatgaaataaataagacAATTATGAATTTTGTTAAATTCAATAAATATCTTTTAGATAATTCtaatgatattaaaaaagttCATGACTTTTTAGTTTTGACTAGCCAATCtaatgaaaatttattaCCTAATAAAGAGAAATTATTTGAACAAATAGTAGatcaaattaaatattttgatgAATATTTCTTTGCATCAGGTGGTAAAATAAAAGTTAAAAAAggttatttaaaatataatttcctTGATATTTATAAACAACCAGTTTGCTCTGCTTATCTTCATCTTTGTAGTAGATATTATGAATCcgtttctatatatataagattgAAAAAAGTTTTTAATGGGATACCAGCATTCTTAGATAAAAATTGTAGAAAAGTAAAAGGAGAAGAATTCAAAAAACTTATGGATATGGAATTAAAACATAATCATATTGTTGAAAGATttgacaaatatataatttctgatgatttatattatgttaatatGAAAGTTtttgatttaaaaaatgtagataAAATACAAGTATCCAAAATtgatgatattaataatctaaatatatatgaacataaaGAAACTATGCATCTTTCAGCAAAAAATCTATCaagatatatagatataaaaaaagaattaaatgatgaaaaagcATATAAGCAATTAATGTCGGCCATCAGAAAATATGTAACAACACTTACTAAGGCAGACTCGGATATAACTTACTTTGTTAAACAATTGGATGATGAAGAAATAGAAAGAT ttCTTATCGActtaaatttctttttatataacggTTTCTTGAGAATTACCGAAGACAAACACCTAATCAACGCAGATGATGTATCTCCaagttatattaatttatatagatCTAACAATATTGTAGCTTTGTACATATTAAAAACacaatatgaagaaaataaattatcagAATACAGAGCACATAAATTTTACAGAAGAAAAAGAGTTTCCAATATAACCAACGATATGATTAAAAAAGATTTCACTCAAACTAATGCACTTACCAATTTACCAAActtagataataaaaaaaccactgaatattatttaaaagaatatgaaaattttgtAGAGAACTTCCAACCAGATCTTCATGATATCATGAAATTGCAACTCTTTTTCACTATGGCCTTTAAGGACTGCAACGTCAACCAAA ATTTCACCGAGACTTCCAAGAAGTTATGGTTTGATCTCTTATATGCTTACGACAAATTTGGat ggtTTTATATCCACCCCAATGAAGTAATTAACAGTATTAATAAGACCGATTTTGTTAGACATGTTTTAG tgAGCagaaattttcttttaaaaaacaatGATCAACTTACATTTTTGGAAACACAAGTTGCCAAGATAgttgaaataataaatttatcttTGGAAGTTGACAAATCACCAGATTCTTTAGACTTTTCCATACCTATGAATTTCTTCAATCATAAAAATGGTTATCATGTGATGAATgatgataaattaaaattattaacaagttatgaatatattgatTCTATTGCAAATAACTATTTTTTCCTTagtgaatataaaaatgatgtttTCAGAACtggaaataattttaaattatatttcaaCCTTCCAAATATATACAGTTTAGCATATCaattatttaatgaattaGCTATTAACATTAATGTTATTACTAATGttcctttaaaaaaatatttaaaatacaaTGCCAGTTATGCTTATTTTACTTTAATGAATATGATCGGAAAAAATCATGATATCTACTCAAAGGGTTCTCGTTTTGTTTAtgcatcatatattttaggattag tctTTTTCATTGAATCCCACATCGATATTGCTCGTTTGAAACCAAAAGATTTCTTTTTCATGAAACAGTCCTTACCAATTATAGACCACGTTTATCACAAAGATCTTAAGACATTGAAAAAGAATTGTACTTTATTAACAGACTTTATGAAAATTAACAAAAACTCACAAAACTATTCATTAACACACACCGAAGAAATGATTAAAATATTAGGTTTATTAACTGTCACCTTATGGGCAAAAGAAGGAAAGAAATCAgtatattatgatgatgatgttagtttatatagaaaattaATGGTCAGCTGTGTTTTCAATGGAG gagAAACCATTCAAGAAAAATTGGCTAACAACATTGAGAAGTCATGTGATATTAGTCAATACGGTATAAAAtctaaaaatttaaaagacATGATTGATATAAACTTAAGTATACACAAATGGAACCCAGCTGAAATCGAGAAATTAGCCTATTCCTTTGTTTTATCTTGTAAGATGCAAAAATTGATGTATAAACCAATGAACGTTGAGAAATTACCTTTAGAAGATTACTACAAATTATCCTTAGCCCCAGATATGGTAAAGACATATCACTGTTATAAATTAGGAAAGCAAGCAGCTGAATTATTAGAATCTAtcattttaaagaaaaagttCGTAAGATTTAGAGTTACTGATGCTATTGATGTATAtgatttcttttatataaagaaagtTTTATCCAGTCGTATTAAGaaagaatataatgaatTTTTACAAGACAAAAGAGCATTTGAAAAGAAAGAACTTGAAACAATTTTAAACAATAGTCCATTCTCAGAAGAGCAAACaatgaaattaataaatagtTATGAATGTCACTGGTTTACTAGTTACGAAAACTTCAGAATCTTATGGATGCACGCATCaa GTAATTTGGGTACTGGTACTTACTTAAAGAATTTCTTCTCCGAATTGTGGCAAAACATTCGTTTCTTATTTAAGAGCAAACTTAAGATCCGTGATATGGAATATTTTTCAG gtgATATATCACAAATGAACTTATTAGATTACTACTCTCCTATGGTACATTCCGAATCTCACTGTCAAGAAAAGATGCaagttttatttataacattaaGAGATAGCAAAGAAGAAAATCGTAGTGAAATAGCTCAAAAAGTTAAGAGTGCATATTACCAATGTAAATTAGATTACTATAAGAATCATCACAGCGATTTTATCCACAGAATACATCCAAATGATTTCTTAAATAATAAGGTGTATGTCTTAAAACAACCATATTATCTCATGAGTAATGTTCCTTTAAATAACCCAAAGAAAGTATCACGTTTATTTGTAACAGAAGGTACAttagaatatttattattagataAGATTAATATTCCAGAATGTTTCGGACCATGTACTAAATTACATTTTAACAAAGTAGTTATTAAAGAATCAAAACAAAGAATATATGATATGACTATAAATAATGCTTTAGTACCAGAAATACAACCATATAacagaagaaaatatatgactatctatataaatgaagcatatattaagaatataGTTTCAGATGCATTAACCagtgaagaaataaaaagacATGATATCCAAAAAGGTAATATCAAAATATGTATGGGAAAAAGCACATATCTTACAGAACCTATATTAACTGAAGAACATTTCAATTTAACTCACAAACCAGTATATGATTTTTCTAGTGTCAAACACAATTTGAAAGTTTTccatatgaaaaatgaacATTTAGTATCTGAGGATCCAAACGATGACTGTTTCATCAACTACCCATTGGCAACTATCAATTTAG aTATATCTGATCCATACAAAGAAATCAGTGAAGACTTAATCAAAAACTTGTATATCTTAAAAAGTAGTTAa
- a CDS encoding G2 protein, putative, translated as MGQISSKEDEIEKQNIYATYPGLEQQLDMVFACHDISKQGKLSYKTVEMILRHFLMQCGFMEYVCRFVDENGTLDLKHVSNYLSIKKLMYKLKCCGESMLTLDEMKELVIIFLKKISDTYTEDQTKWLEQMKSSQEQQDKALEEAMYKYEKNILFHHAVKEQQILQNDKKLNEWNENVENAYEAQQEILRQFESSRKKNIDISLEKNNELIIAKDYIDKIKEAATDNKYDNSKCFIYPASSAPCGACTSAGAIIHHRRYKEKRRKKEYSLCL; from the exons atgggACAAATATCATCAAAAGAAGACGAaatagaaaaacaaaatatctATGCTACCTACCCAGGTCTTGAACAACAACTAGACATGGTTTTTGCATGTCATGATATATCCAAGCAGGGAAAATTATCGTACAAAACTGTAGAAATGATACTAAGACATTTTTTAATGCAATGTGGTTTTATGGAATATGTTTGTAGATTTGTTGACGAAAATg GAACGCTTGATTTGAAACATGTATCCAATTATTTGAGCATAAAAAAGTTAATGTACAAATTAAAATGTTGTGGAGAAAGCATGCTGACACTTGACGAAATGAAAGAActagtaataatattcttaAAGAAAATATCAGACACTTATACGGAAGATCAAACAAAATGGCTAGAACAAATGAAATCATCACAAGAACAACAAGACAAGGCTTTAGAAGAAGcaatgtataaatatgaaaaaaacattttatttcatcatgCTGTAAAAGAACAACAAATTCttcaaaatgataaaaaattaaatgaatggAATGAGAATGTTGAAAATGCATACGAAGCACAACAAGAAATATTACGTCAATTTGAATCCAGTAGAAAAAAGAACATAGATATAtctttagaaaaaaataatgaattaataaTAGCTAAAGATTATATAGACAAAATCAAAGAAGCTGCAactgataataaatatgacaattcaaaatgttttatttatccTGCTTCTTCTGCTCCATGTGGTGCTTGTACCTCAGCAGGGGCAATAATTCACCATAGGCGATATAAAGAGAAAAGgcgaaaaaaagaatattccCTATGCTtatag